In one Solanum dulcamara chromosome 1, daSolDulc1.2, whole genome shotgun sequence genomic region, the following are encoded:
- the LOC129897754 gene encoding uncharacterized protein LOC129897754, producing MAVSLTRLSWWWWGGKEKEPVSNGSSMNPLQDFGFGLKEQSDSLKFKSVRGANLASTTRKLKRKWKSREERKRVDKKYDVVLVPSDGVCLSGSESDDSDWSIGWLEPHAPDFQNDDEGDDSFAVLVPCYRHDCREIEEPNNQFLSAIENLSNEYPAEGKKYMEQWLSSLQNF from the exons ATGGCAGTTTCTTTGACTCGTTTGTCATGGTGGTGGTGGGGCGGGAAAGAGAAGGAACCAGTGTCTAATGGGTCTTCAATGAATCCCTTGCAAGATTTTGGGTTTGGATTGAAAGAACAAAGTgatagtttgaagtttaagtcAGTGAGGGGGGCTAATCTAGCTTCAACTACTAGGAAACTGAAGAGGAAATGGAAGAGTAGAGAGGAGAGGAAGAGGGTTGATAAGAAATATGATGTAGTGTTGGTACCTTCAGATGGTGTTTGTTTATCAGGTTCCGAATCCGATGACTCTGACTGGTCGATCGGGTGGCTGGAACCACATGCCCCTGATTTCCAGAATGATGATGAGGGAGATGACAGTTTTGCTGTGCTGGTTCCTTGCTACAGGCATGATTGTAGAGAGATAGAAGAGCCAAACAATCAGTTTTTAAGTGCCATTGAGAATCTTTCAAATGAGTATCCTGCTG AGGGTAAGAAGTATATGGAGCAATGGCTCTCTTCTCTTCAGAATTTTTGA